A DNA window from Drosophila biarmipes strain raj3 chromosome 2R, RU_DBia_V1.1, whole genome shotgun sequence contains the following coding sequences:
- the LOC108026948 gene encoding parkin coregulated gene protein homolog isoform X1 — MAMAQTARTATGRRPTHDYHTPAISLRQARSKSANPAQLRPLSGIHGAAVSSRPRYVPPFSIQSQQKNTVVIDGPIHESAPKTASARARVPNPKSAFVFLRRQQKSMSTFNLGMGLNGTTAGGANDPGRGTLFRMYFDRGDLPIKMEYLCGGDKIGWTVDIEKLDYSLYLPLFFDGLAETKHPYKTYARQGVTDLLLAGGEKIHPVIPQLILPLKNALSTRNLEVMCTTLKIIQQLVMSSDLVGPALVPFYRQLLPMFNAFKVKNLNCGDEIDYAQKNNLNLGDLIDETLQVLELHGGEDAFINIKYMVPTYESCYLN; from the exons ATGGCCATGGCCCAAACGGCACGCACCGCCACGGGAAGGCGTCCGACGCACGACTACCACACTCCGGCCATCTCGCTGAGGCAGGCCCGCTCCAAGTCCGCCAATCCGGCCCAACTGCGTCCGCTCAGCGGCATCCACGGAGCGGCCGTCTCCTCCCGCCCACGCTATGTGCCGCCCTTCTCCATTCAGTCGCAGCAGAAGAACACCGTTGTCATCGACGGACCCATTCACGAGTCAGCCCCCAAGACAGCCAGTGCCAGGGCGCGGGTCCCCAACCCAAAAAGTGCGTTTGTTT TTCTGAGGCGGCAGCAAAAGTCCATGTCCACCTTCAACTTGGGCATGGGACTCAATGGGACCACCGCGGGAGGGGCTAATGATCCGGGGCGAGGAACCCTCTTCCGCATGTACTTCGACCGTGGCGACCTGCCCATCAAGATGGAGTACCTCTGCGGGGGCGACAAAATTGGCTGGACG GTGGACATCGAAAAACTGGACTACAGCCTCTATTTGCCGCTTTTCTTCGACGGACTGGCGGAGACCAAGCACCCATATAAGACGTATGCCCGCCAGGGGGTCACGGACTTACTGCTGGCCGGGGGCGAGAAGATACACCCGGTGATACCGCAATTAATATTGCCACTGAAGA ACGCATTGAGCACACGAAACCTGGAGGTAATGTGCACGACATTGAAGATAATCCAACAGCTGGTCATGTCCTCGGATTTGGTGGGACCCGCCCTTGTGCCCTTCTACAGACAGTTGCTGCCCATGTTTAATGCCTTTAAGGTGAAAAACT TAAACTGTGGCGATGAGATCGACTATGCCCAGAAGAACAATCTAAATCTGGGGGACCTCATCGATGAGACCTTGCAAGTGCTGGAACTGCATGGCGGAGAGGATGCCTTCATCAATATCAAGTACATGGTCCCGACCTACGAGTCCtgctatttaaattaa
- the LOC108026958 gene encoding thioredoxin-related transmembrane protein 2 homolog has translation MTWKKQLAVLAKPYYWVNILLGLSYLLAKKTQFICIRLFNLAGEDEACDLDSREVEILFFLLIVVMIRSRKTGSVTMINYLASSFLYTKVANAILWAYADFRYGLGFLLLCVLVGMVLPEPSYRGPEHITYFRNAQVFEEELARDKRTSWLICFYTVWNPSCVNFAPVFAELSAEYNTDHLKFGKIDIGRIPDVAQKYRISDNSYSKQLPTVILFQQGKETDRRPCVDSKNKVQKFFFSSDNVRATFGLNQLYKEAVERLPAAPKETKKVQ, from the coding sequence ATGACGTGGAAGAAGCAGCTGGCGGTGCTGGCCAAGCCGTACTACTGGGTAAACATCTTGCTGGGCCTCTCGTACCTGCTGGCCAAGAAGACGCAGTTCATCTGCATTCGGCTCTTCAATCTCGCCGGAGAGGATGAGGCGTGCGATTTGGACAGTCGCGAGGTGGAGATCCTCTTCTTTCTGCTCATCGTGGTGATGATACGGTCGCGCAAAACTGGCAGCGTCACAATGATCAACTACTTGGCCTCGTCCTTCCTCTACACGAAGGTGGCCAATGCCATTTTGTGGGCCTACGCGGATTTCCGCTACGGCCTGGGATTTCTGCTGCTCTGCGTCCTGGTGGGCATGGTGCTGCCCGAGCCCTCGTACCGCGGACCCGAGCACATCACCTACTTCCGCAACGCACAGGTCTTCGAGGAGGAGTTGGCCCGGGACAAGCGAACCAGCTGGCTGATCTGTTTCTACACGGTGTGGAATCCCAGCTGCGTGAACTTTGCTCCGGTCTTTGCCGAGCTCTCCGCAGAGTACAACACGGACCACCTGAAGTTCGGCAAGATCGACATTGGACGCATCCCGGACGTGGCCCAGAAGTACCGCATTTCGGACAACAGCTACTCCAAACAGTTGCCCACGGTGATCTTGTTCCAGCAGGGCAAGGAGACGGACCGCAGGCCGTGCGTCGACTCCAAGAACAAGGTGCAGAAGTTCTTCTTCTCCAGCGACAATGTGCGAGCCACCTTCGGCCTCAACCAGCTCTACAAGGAGGCCGTGGAACGACTGCCCGCTGCGCCCAAGGAGACCAAGAAGGTCCAGTAG
- the LOC108026949 gene encoding uncharacterized protein LOC108026949, which yields MLLEQREKIINHNQHFAECWNRSSPKNFEFISFLSVVSLSVAKMAAIPQGAFAACKIREQFNERELIVARLRSAASDKGSVDNGNASTQREYSPNKYNDKLMNSIWGLYNRYSPHNVKKNEYAPTK from the exons ATGCTTTTGGAGCAGCGCGAGAAAATCATCAACCACAATCAGCATTTCGCAGAGTGCTGGAACCGAAGCTCTCCAAAGAACTTTgaatttatttcctttttgagCGTTGTTTCCCTGAGTG TAGCTAAGATGGCCGCCATTCCCCAAGGTGCATTCGCCGCCTGCAAGATCCGAGAGCAATTCAACGAGCGGGAGCTGATTGTCGCCCGTCTGAGGTCCGCTGCTTCCGATAAGGGTTCCGTTGACAACGGCAACGCTTCAACCC AGCGCGAATATTCCCCAAACAAGTACAACGACAAGTTAATGAACTCCATCTGGGGATTGTACAATCGCTATTCCCCCCACAATGTGAAGAAGAATGAGTACGCCCCCACCAAGTGA
- the LOC108026948 gene encoding parkin coregulated gene protein homolog isoform X2, which yields MAMAQTARTATGRRPTHDYHTPAISLRQARSKSANPAQLRPLSGIHGAAVSSRPRYVPPFSIQSQQKNTVVIDGPIHESAPKTASARARVPNPKILRRQQKSMSTFNLGMGLNGTTAGGANDPGRGTLFRMYFDRGDLPIKMEYLCGGDKIGWTVDIEKLDYSLYLPLFFDGLAETKHPYKTYARQGVTDLLLAGGEKIHPVIPQLILPLKNALSTRNLEVMCTTLKIIQQLVMSSDLVGPALVPFYRQLLPMFNAFKVKNLNCGDEIDYAQKNNLNLGDLIDETLQVLELHGGEDAFINIKYMVPTYESCYLN from the exons ATGGCCATGGCCCAAACGGCACGCACCGCCACGGGAAGGCGTCCGACGCACGACTACCACACTCCGGCCATCTCGCTGAGGCAGGCCCGCTCCAAGTCCGCCAATCCGGCCCAACTGCGTCCGCTCAGCGGCATCCACGGAGCGGCCGTCTCCTCCCGCCCACGCTATGTGCCGCCCTTCTCCATTCAGTCGCAGCAGAAGAACACCGTTGTCATCGACGGACCCATTCACGAGTCAGCCCCCAAGACAGCCAGTGCCAGGGCGCGGGTCCCCAACCCAAAAA TTCTGAGGCGGCAGCAAAAGTCCATGTCCACCTTCAACTTGGGCATGGGACTCAATGGGACCACCGCGGGAGGGGCTAATGATCCGGGGCGAGGAACCCTCTTCCGCATGTACTTCGACCGTGGCGACCTGCCCATCAAGATGGAGTACCTCTGCGGGGGCGACAAAATTGGCTGGACG GTGGACATCGAAAAACTGGACTACAGCCTCTATTTGCCGCTTTTCTTCGACGGACTGGCGGAGACCAAGCACCCATATAAGACGTATGCCCGCCAGGGGGTCACGGACTTACTGCTGGCCGGGGGCGAGAAGATACACCCGGTGATACCGCAATTAATATTGCCACTGAAGA ACGCATTGAGCACACGAAACCTGGAGGTAATGTGCACGACATTGAAGATAATCCAACAGCTGGTCATGTCCTCGGATTTGGTGGGACCCGCCCTTGTGCCCTTCTACAGACAGTTGCTGCCCATGTTTAATGCCTTTAAGGTGAAAAACT TAAACTGTGGCGATGAGATCGACTATGCCCAGAAGAACAATCTAAATCTGGGGGACCTCATCGATGAGACCTTGCAAGTGCTGGAACTGCATGGCGGAGAGGATGCCTTCATCAATATCAAGTACATGGTCCCGACCTACGAGTCCtgctatttaaattaa